DNA from Xiphias gladius isolate SHS-SW01 ecotype Sanya breed wild chromosome 9, ASM1685928v1, whole genome shotgun sequence:
ATTCACATCAATGGGAGTAGgctaaaacagaaacacctctctatatctatatctctctctctatatatatatatctatatatctatatatatatatgtatatatatctatatctatatatatatatatgtgtttgtgtgtgtgcgttaaacatataaatatatatacatacatatacatacatgtatacacacacatacatacatacatatacatacatacatacatataaatttTTAATACCTGGATGAAAATCAAGTCTGGAACCCAttgacatcaccaaatgctgagtcaatgtgacatttttgtcacCTGAtgttaaaaccagtaactggttttaatgttttaattggCTTGTTGTGTATATATTACATCAAACTATGTACCGGGGTTAATCATTTTCTTATGAATGTATGAACTCCACAAGAATCAAGGAATTACTACCACTGCCTGGTCCACATAATaatgtcataaaaacacagagaagagcTTTACACAGACTTAATAACACAGATCTGTATATTTGAAAAGTTTAATACATACACTAACTATGGTACATAAACTGCTAAATAAATCCATATGAAGAAAATTCCCAAAACTTTTAcatggtttgacattttggaatgaaactcaAAATATGTAGGTGAATATAGATTCCAGTGTATTACCTAAGTGCCTTCACACTGCTGGAAAAAGCCACAGCAGTTTCTTTAACAATACTGTAATCTGACAGATTATTGTATAAAGAACctctaaaatataatatattatgtaCACTCCAAAGATTAGTTCAAATGTGACTTTGGAGCCAACATTGGGTGTATTCAAAGAATTTTGCTTCTTAAAATACAGATAACATTCAAAACTGCCATCGGATCAAAATAGAATCAATGGCATAGAgatgttgtgttgttgtgttattGTTGCATTTGATACACTGATAGCAACAGGAGACTTTAACTACCTTTAGACACTGTTAGTGCTGGAGACCACTGTGACCGTAGAATGTCCAAACAGATACTGCCATTGCTGTTAATATTTGGGTGATAAATCTTTGTTGTAAATGCtacctgtaaaaaaacaaaaacaaaaaaaccccacattttaTTCACACGGGTCTGTCTAACCAGAGAAGATACACTTCCAGTCACTCTACTAGTGCTCGTCGGTTTTCTGTGCTTtccatttcaaacaaaatagtGGATACTACTTTAAACtgctcagctttaatttgagaaGGTTTTCATCAGTATAGAAAAAGCTATGTGTGAGACATAgcttttttaatatatattactCAAATTGCAAGGATTTAAAGACTTGTATAAGTTTAAATTATTGATGTTGTAAGGGATTCCAGAGGAAAGCCACCTTGCGCTTGTTCTTGGCCTCCGTGTCATCTATTAAAGTGCTTTCAGACAGCTACCTCCGATCCTACGAGCCTTTACACCACAGGCTGTTACTATCCATTATCCACCCAGTATAATTTCATCAAGCAAAATAAAGGAATAGAGGAATTGGTTATTGAAAGCATCTTTACAGTCGTGGAACTTACAACTTGTTGGGTATTATCCCTTACATAATTTTGGAATGTGAGAGGTTTTCAGGACCAGAAGGTTTTGTGACTGCAAAAGCACCATTATAAATTCCACAGTATAACAGGACAAAGCTTTGAGTAACCACATCAGCTCTTACCTTAGGTGGCTTGAATGGGTAGTCAGTGGGGAAATGGattgtgaggaaaaaaactCCTCCTTGGTAAGGACTATCACCCTGACATAAAGACATGCGAGATATTTCTGTCAGTAAAACATTTCTCACTAAAAACCATTTCGCTGGAGCACCTGTGGAAAGCCAGCAGAGCCCACCAAGATTCAGGTAAGGCCTGCATCCTTTCCTTTTGTGGGCAAACAGATCAATCAGTGTATGTTGTGGTCTGTTAGTAGTTGATAAAGCCTAAGTAACAATGTCCTGTATACAGGCAAATTGAGACCAAATGTTACTGTCAAGAAAATGCTGAACAAACTTTGATTAACATGATCAGTTCTGTCAGACCAAAATGCTGTGAatcatgttgaaaataaaagagtTTCAGTTAATTAATGGAAAACTACAGCTAATAATAaaataggttttatttttattgttcagGTCATTTGTTCTATTGGCTATGATAACACTATACTCACAGATTTAATTGATGAGATCTCAGAATGCAGCAACATCATTAAAAATAGGTCCAAAAGGGGAGTTGATCATAGAAGTTGCAAACCATCCAGCAGGTAAGTCAAACttatttgtaaaagaaaaagaagtgaatGGTAAATTTATTTCCCAAACTGCCCCCGTATAAttatccatcacagtttacagatcCACTTCCTACTCAAACTTTTACCTTCTATACTTACTGCAGTGTACAGTTTTCCTGTTCAATGAGATTATGAGCGATATTTCAGGTGTGCTCACCTTCAGTTTTACCTCCGAATAAAGGGATTTAGATAATCTGaataaacttttgttttgtagcAATTGATGAGGTGGAGACCCTGGGTGTATTAatcatgtttttcctttgaCATTAAActataaatgtatttcattattgataacTATATGGTTAagtactgttaaaaaaacactgtaaaaaggTCAAAGTGGACTTTTGTTTCTGGTAAGTGTgctatttaccttttaaaaatcataatGGACAGCAAAATGGTTCTGCTGGTCAGTGAACATGTTCCTGTGTgcttgttattattattgttatattgttattttgctgtaaatgcagtatttttagaCCATGTCTTGATTCTGTAGGGACAATGACTAAATTTTTCCACAGAGCTGACTCATCAATACCTGGTCTGTTACAAGTTTTAACCTGAGTGTCTGAGATGCCTCTACTCCAGGACAGGATAGCTGTGCTTCATAAGTTACCTTAGTGATCAACTCCAGTTGAAGGTAAACCAGCTATGTGATACTGCAAATTGAGCTAATTTGCTAATCTGACTTTGTGATAAAGTTCCTATGAGAATATGTTTCAAATTCTCAACAATGAATGAACTTCAGCAGCAATGTTTCCCTTATACAGAATCTATTTTGGAGCCCTATCCAAACAGATTTGCCTCCACATAAAGCTGGTTTGTTAGATAGTTAGTTAGTGTTAGTTGTTTGGTATTCACTAATGATGCTTAAAATATGCAAGTATACTAGGCAAATCTCAAAGTCAATTGAATTACTTGATCCTACGTAGCACTTTGTATTACACAATGTAACTGCACTGAGCCAAAGTAATACAAAGGGATGCAAAACTATTGAAAGGAAATGCAAAGGTAGTCCAAACAACTCCCTGATGTGGCCTTAAAAGTTCTCCCTACTGCACAAATGTTTTAGGACACccccatttttcatttttttattgaaatttcagcaattcaagtccagtgaataaccttaaatggtacaaaggtaagcagTAAACTgtccaaggtaaaaaaaagtttaggtcaccaaaaactgaaaaaaaaaccataaaaaaaaaaacaggcctttttcagggattaagaaattggttaacttacagctttcctgcgATGGAAGTACATGAAAGTTAgtgcaaacaattcctacagtcgccccaacttttgttgatgaCTTACAAACTCTTGGTCTGTACAAAGGcggtgttggaacaaactgctACCACACCTTCTGATGCATTAataggacaatactgtactgcaggaagtactACTGTAcattgctatcagaatggtgaggaaaaggacaaaggaagacagactggttggtcagggttTAATCCTACAGCAacataatgacccaaaacattagaagaacagAACCAGATggtgatggaagaccagcacagtctccagacctaaaccccatggagctggtttgggatgaactggaccgaaggtgaaagcaaagcaacctgcaagtgcaacacattcatgggaacttctgcaacaatGTTGGGACAAACTTCCTggacaatatttgatttca
Protein-coding regions in this window:
- the ube2d1b gene encoding ubiquitin-conjugating enzyme E2 D1b isoform X4; translation: MMLLHSEISSIKSGDSPYQGGVFFLTIHFPTDYPFKPPKVAFTTKIYHPNINSNGSICLDILRSQWSPALTVSKVLLSICSLLCDPNPDDPLVPDIAHIYKNDKDKYNKLAKEWTQKYAM